From the Lolium rigidum isolate FL_2022 chromosome 2, APGP_CSIRO_Lrig_0.1, whole genome shotgun sequence genome, one window contains:
- the LOC124688443 gene encoding nodulin homeobox-like isoform X3, translated as MNMISAIEELSGLTTGELSEMLKESGSFVLQSKADDGGPKQVDMEKLVSSLPLHLLAVCLNLRRGSDLTYVLRGMRFLHSLSELATRHIKLEQVFLDDVKLSEQVMDLIFFVLSILSDWKKENHLGASPFIHSSLVAASLHLLTSYFSSQWHELVHILLAHPKVDIFMDVAFDSLHEDTRILSVRLSALSSKDFPVGPFDSQLTYFTCQQCEVSLQILLSLCQQKLFRDRILKNKELCRNGGMLSLSLTILKLGIPECLKGSMDIASSISRLKAKILSILLQLCEAESISYLDEVATLPKIMQLGQTLALEVLNLLKTAIGRKQKPTASSHDKSYPMGSVLINALRLVDVFSDDSNFRSSFITNTIPFLTQIFATPHDIFVSSWCSVNLPVMEDDANLDYDPFGAAELALAASSNMLTEAKANYSCSFRSISMPSLAYAQTRTACVVKIIANLHVFVPNICEEQERDLFLQKFQKYLLSESPSRSLDYAACNEATTVCKNLGALSHYAKSLIPNNLLNEEDVQLLSEFAYKLQLWCKSQGGQRTFQMAKGDTSSQVNKDLQLVQQPLPTRVTSVPESNVDNPPKVVQNIEEPTATPSMKQEGNARDETPRSRVSINGGLLQNSFGQNLIHLGVTRTTSAGYPGAGTASSMELPRCKSADHFKTAEPTKEIGLRDNDDRQPKRKKRSIMNDVQTNEIENALVVEPEMHKSATSLQTWAEKLSGQGSEITSSQLKNW; from the exons ATGAACATGATTTCTGCCATTGAAGAGCTTAGTGGGCTAACTACTGGGGAACTTAGTGAGATGCTCAAGGAGTCGGGGAGTTTTGTCTTGCAATCCAAGGCAGATGATGGAGGTCCAAAGCAG GTGGACATGGAAAAGCTTGTGTCATcacttcctcttcatcttcttgctgtaTGTTTGAATCTCAGAAGAGGTTCAGATTTAACATATGTGCTTCGTGGCATGCGCTTTTTGCATAGTTTATCTGAGCTAGCAACTCGCCACATTAAGCTGGAGCAG GTTTTTCTCGATGATGTGAAATTATCTGAACAAGTCATGGATCTGATATTCTTTGTGCTGTCCATTCTTTCTGACTGGAAGAAG GAAAATCATCTTGGTGCTTCTCCCTTCATACATTCATCACTTGTAGCAGCAagtcttcatctcttgacaagttACTTTTCATCTCAGTGGCATGAACTTGTTCATATTCTTCTTGCACATCCAAAG GTTGATATCTTTATGGATGTAGCCTTTGATAGTCTGCATGAAGATACGAGGATATTGAGTGTCAGGCTATCAGCATTGAGCAGCAAAGACTTTCCTGTTGGTCCTTTTGACTCACAACTCACTTACTTCACATGCCAACAGTGTGAAGTATCATTGCAAATTCTTTTGTCGCTGTGCCAGCAGAAGTTGTTCCGAGATCGTATTTTAAAAAACAAG GAGCTGTGTAGAAATGGAGGTATGTTGTCACTCTCTCTTACTATACTGAAGTTAGGCATTCCAGAATGTCTGAAAGGATCAATGGATATTGCGTCATCCATTTCCAGATTGAAGGCTAAAATCCTGTCTATT TTGCTACAACTGTGTGAAGCTGAAAGTATTTCTTACCTTGATGAAGTTGCCACTTTACCAAAGATCATGCAACTAGGGCAAACCTTGGCACTGGAG GTTCTTAATTTACTGAAGACCGCAATTGGAAGAAAACAAAAACCCACTGCCAGTTCCCATGATAAGAGTTACCCCATGGGTTCTGTGCTTATCAATGCATTGCGTCTAGTTGATGTCTTTTCTGATGATTCAAACTTCAGATCGTCCTTCATAACTAACACT ATTCCCTTTCTGACCCAAATTTTTGCTACTCCTCATGACATTTTTGTCTCGAGTTGGTGTTCTGTCAATCTTCCAGTGATGGAAGATGATGCTAATCTTGATTATGATCCATTTGGTGCAGCCGAGCTGGCACTGGCAGCTTCTTCAAATATGTTGACTGAAGCTAAAGCTAACTATTCATGCTCTTTTCGCTCTATCAGCATGCCTTCACTAGCATATGCACAGACAAGAACAGCGTGCGTGGTGAAAATAATAGCAAATTTGCACGTCTTTGTTCCAAACATATGTGAAG agcaagaaagagatctttTTCTTCAGAAATTCCAGAAATACTTGTTATCGGAGAGTCCCAGCCGATCATTGGACTATGCAGCATGTAATGAGGCCACTACAGTCTGTAAAAACTTGG GAGCTTTGTCCCATTATGCTAAATCACTAATTCCTAATAACTTGTTGAATGAGGAAGATGTGCAATTATTAAG TGAATTTGCTTATAAGTTACAACTATGGTGTAAATCGCAAGGTGGACAGAGAACATTTCAG ATGGCAAAAGGTGATACATCATCGCAAGTGAACAAAGACTTGCAACTGGTGCAGCAGCCCCTGCCAACAAGGGTCACTAGTGTTCCAGAATCCAATGTGGATAACCCTCCGAAG GTTGTGCAGAACATCGAAGAGCCTACAGCAACACCCTCAATGAAACAAGAGGGAAATGCTAGGGATGAGACTCCAAGAAGCCGTGTCAGTATAAATGGTGGGCTCCTGCAGAATTCATTTGGTCAAAACCTAATCCATCTTGGTGTTACAAGAACAACTAGTGCTGGCTATCCGGGTGCCGGTACTGCTTCTAGCATGGAACTCCCACGCTGCAAAAGTGCAGATCATTTCAAAACAGCAGAACCTACAAAAGAAATTGGTCTCCGGGATAATGATGATAGGCAACCTAAGAGAAAGAAGCGGTCAATTATGAATGATGTACAAACAAATGAAATTGAGAATGCTCTGGTTGTCGAGCCTGAGATGCATAAGAGTGCTACTTCACTTCAGACATGGGCAGAGAAATTGAGTGGACAG